In the genome of Halosolutus amylolyticus, the window TCGTGGTCCTGGACCTCCATCACGACGAGGCTGCCTCGCGGGTCCCCGTTCTCGTCGAAGTCGATCGGGCCGCTGACGCCCTGGTAATCGATGTCCGACGCGGAGCCACCGTCGTCGAGAATCGCGTGACCGTCCTCGTAGGAGAACACTTCTTCGCCGTCGGGCCGGGTGACGTCGCGGACGACCTCCCCGAGTGCCTCGCCGGTAAACTCGTCGGCCGCCTGGATAGAGAGGGCGGCGGTAATCACGCAGTCGTAGGCGAACGCGGACCAGGCCGTCGGTGCCTCGTCGTATTCCTCCTCGAAGGCAGTCGCGAACTCCTGGTAGTTGTCCTGATCCTGGGGAGCCGCCGGTTCGACGAGTTTCATCCCGTCCATGCTGCCCTCGGGCGTGTTCTCGATCACGGTGTCCCCCCGGTTGGAGTCGGCCCCGTACAGCTGGGCCTCGTACCCGTTCTCGTACATGTTCGTGACCATCGTCGCGAACTCCTGCTGGTAAGTGATACAGAGCCACGCCTCCGCACCGGAGCTGTCCATCTCCGAGACCAGGCTGGTGTAGGACGCGCCCTCGCCGTCGTGAGAGCTTTCGTAGACGACGTCGCCGTCGTAGGCCTCTTCGAAGGCCTCGTACAGGCTCTCACCGAACTCGTCGTTGATGTAGGTCACGGCGACCTCGTCGTACCCGTCCTCGCTGATGATGTCCGCCAGCGCGACCGACTGCGTCCGTCCGCTCGGGGACATCCGGAGGAGCCCCGGCTGGTCGGTCAGGCCGAGTCCGGTCGAGTTCTGGCTCAACTGGACGACGTCCGTTCCCTGGATGACGCTCTCGTAGATGGACATCGACACCCCCGAGCCGACCGCCCCGATGAGGAACGGGACGTTGTTCTGGTTGACGAGTTTCTGTGCCGCGGAGACGCCCGGTTGGGCCTCGCTCTCGGAGTCCTCGACGGTAATGTCGAGATCCTGTCCCTTCACGCCGACGTCGTTGACGTGCTCGAGCGCGAGGTCGACGGCACGCTGGTTCCGTTCACCGAAGTCCGCCAGAGAACCGGTCAGCGAGTCGACCATCCCGATCGTGTAGGTGTCCGAGTCCTCGTTTCCGTCCCCCTCTTCGTCCGTCGTCCCGACGCAGCCGGCCAGTGCCGCCACCCCCAGGGCACTGCCGTACGTCAGGACGTCTCTCCGATTCTGTAGTGATGTGCCATCGTCCGACATAGCTACGCTCTGGGTTGTGAGTACCCCTCATTAATAGCACTCCCGACCATGGTCGACGGGCCCATTCGACGCCGTGACACCGCTCGGTGACCGATCGCCGTCGACGAGCGATCCGGCCTCAGGAAGGACGCTCTCGTGATTCTTCGCGGACGAACGAGTGCGGCGGGCACGCTCCCCCGGTCCGATCGGGCGTCTATGGTCGGGTGGCCGTTTACTCCCTCTCAGTTCGATCGTCCGACAATGCTTCTCCCAGTTGCGAACAATTTCGTCGCCGCCGAAGCGCAGTCGGGGGCGCTGGCACACGTCGACGATCTCAACGAGGACGGTATCGCGGGCATCCTGAACCTGCTCGGCGAGCACTACGACGATCCGGCGGAAGCGGCCGCTGACGCCGACGCCTACGTCGAACTCGTCGAGGCGATCGATCGCGCCGGACTCGATTGTTGCGTCTCGGTGAAACCGTCGCAGATCGGCCTCGATATCGGGGACGACGTCTTCCGGACCAACCTCGAACGGATCGTCGACGCGGGCGTAGAGCACGACGTCTTCGTCTGGATCGACATGGAAGATTACACGACGACCGACGTCACGCTCGATGCGTTCGAACACCACGCACGGGAAACCGACGGGAACGTCGGCGTCTGTATCCAGGCGAACCTGAAGCGGACCCGCGACGACGTCGAGCGACTGGCCGACGTCCCCGGCAAGGTACGGTTCGTCAAGGGCGCGTACGACGAACCGGCCGACGTCTCCTACAAGAAGAAAGCGCAGGTGAACGAGGCGTATCGCGACCTGCTCGCGTTCGCCTTCGAGACGTTCGACGACGGGGTCGCGGTCGGCAGTCACGACCCGGACGTGATCGAGTACGTCGAAGGCCTCGCCGCGGAACACGACACGTCCTTCGAGTTCCAGATGCTCATGGGCGTCCGCGAGGACGCCCAGCACGACCTCGCGGCGGAGTACGACGTCTACCAGTACGTTCCCTACGGGGACAAGTGGCTGTCGTACTTCTATCGGCGCGTCCGCGAACGCAAGGAGAACGCGCTGTTCGCCCTTCGAGCGATCGTCAGCTGATCGGACGACCGATCACTCGATCGGGTCGTCAGGATCGAGGAGTTTCGATTCGGCCTTCCGCAGGTGATCGAGCAAGGTCGTCTTCGAGATGTCGAGTTCTGCGGCGAGTTCGCGAGTCGAGACGCCGCGAGGCCACTGGTAGTAGCCCCGATCGCGCGCGAGTTCGAACACGTCTCGCTGTGTACTGGTGAGCGCGTCCATCCGGCGTTTGCGTTCGGAGTCCCCCGACAGCCTGCTCGTGATGGTCTCGACCGAGACCTCAGCGCCGCCGTCCTCGCAGACGCCGTCGATCGCGCTCTCGATCTCGTCGCGATCGCCGGCGAAACAGACCTCCCAGTACTCCTGTCCCTCCTCGATTCGAACGGGCGCGCTGTGGACGAACCCGTGCTCGAGGAGCGTCGGACAGATCATGTCCTGGGGATCGTACTCGAGGAAGAACTCGGTGACGACGTTCCCCGGAAGCGAGGACGATTGTCGCCGTCCGAACCGTTCCTGGAGTTCGAGCACCTCGCCCGCCAGCGGCGACTCGCGAATCTCGTCGAGCAAGGCCTCGACCTCGGCGGTCGTATCTCCGAACGCGGTGAACAGGCCGTTGACCGGCTGTTCCTCCGCCGTCGGCGCGTTGTAAATCGCGTGTGCGAGAATTCCGCCGCCGACGCGGTCGGTCGATTCGATCGCCCAGCAGTTCGGGTGCCACAGCTCGAGTGTCAGCCGCGTTCCCTGAAGTGGTCGGCTCACGTTCACTGTCAGTCAGTGACGAACCAAGAAGGTCTCGTTTCACGAATCACCACCCTCCCATGGGCGGGTCGCGTTATTCTACCCCGTCGATCGAACCGCCGTCCATGAGTCAGCAACAGCAGGTGTACGGACACCACATCGGCGGCGAGTGGGTCGAGGGCGACGGAACCGAGACGTTCGCGAGCGAGAACCCGGCGACGGGGGAGGAACTCGCGCGGTTCCAGCAGGGCACCGAATCGGACGTCGACGCCGCGCTCGCGGCCGCGGAAGACGCCTTCGAGGAGTGGCGCGAACTCTCCTACATCGATCGGGCGGAGTACCTCTGGGACATCTACCACGAACTGCGCGAACGCACCGAGGAACTCGCCGAAATCGTCACGAAGGAGTGTGGCAAGGAGATCAGCGAAGGCCGCGCGGACGTCATCGAGGCCTACCACATGGTCGAGTGGGCGGCAGGCAACGCCCGCCACCCTCACGGCGACGTGGTCCCCAGCGAGATCGGGAGCAAAGACGCCTACATGCGCCGGAAACCGCGCGGCGTCATCGGCTGTATCACGCCGTGGAACTTCCCGGTCGCGATCCCGTTCTGGCACATGGCGATCGCGCTGGTCGAGGGGAACACGGTCGTCTGGAAACCCGCCGAGCAGACCCCGTGGTGCGGCCAGATCATCGCCGAGATGTTCGAGGACGCCGGCATCCCGGACGGCGTGTTCAACATGGTCCAGGGCTTCGGCGACGCCGGCGCGGCCATCACCGACGACGAGCGGGTCGACACGGTCCTCTTTACCGGCTCGGCCGAAGTTGGCCACGAGATCGCGAGCAAGGTCGGCGGCGAACCCGGCAAACTCGCGGCCTGCGAGATGGGCGGCAAGAACGGCATCGTCATCACCGAAGAGGCGGACCTCGACATCGCGGTTCACTCCGCAGTGATGTCGAGCTTCAAGACGACCGGCCAGCGCTGCGTCTCCTCCGAACGGCTGATCGTTCACGAAGACGTCTACGACGAGTTCAAAGAACGATACGTCGACGTCGCCGAGAAGGTCGCCGTCGGCAATCCCCTCCAGGAGGACACGTTCATGGGGCCCGCGATCGAGGCCGACCACGTCGAGAAGATCCATCGCCACAACCAGTTGGCACGGGACGAGGGTGCCGAGGTGCTCGTCGATCGAGCGGAACTCGACGACGCGGAGATCCCTGACGGCCACAGCGAGGGCCACTGGGTCGGCCCGTTCGTCTACGAAATCGACTACGACACGGACCTGCGCTGTCTCAAAGAGGAGTGTTTCGGCCCGCACGTCGCCCTCCTGAAGTACTCGGGTGACATCGAGGACGCCGTCGAGATCCACAACGACACGCCGTACGGACTGGCGGGTGCGATCATCTCGGAGGACTACCGCCAGATCAACTACTTCCGCGACCACGCCGACCTCGGCCTGGCGTACGCGAACCTGCCCTGCATCGGCGCGGAGGTCCAGCTCCCGTTCGGCGGGGTCAAGAAATCGGGCAACGGCTACCCGAGCGCGCGTGAAGCGATCGAGGCCGTCACCGAGCGGACCGCCTGGACGATGAACAACTCGAAGGAGATCGAGATGGCACAGGGCCTCTCGGCCGACATCACGACCTCGGACGACTGATCGGTCGATCCGATCACCACTTCTCACGACACGCCGACGGCACACCGAGTGGTCGCCACTGTACCCGCACAGTACACTGACCGACGGACTGCCCCTCGACAGTACGCCGATCGCGCCGATCCGAGACACGGTACCCGACCACCCGATCGATCGCGAGGTCAGGTCGGCGGACGCCGGTACTCGTGCAGTCAGCGCGGTGTCGGCGTGGGGGGCCGTTCCGACGCGGCGCTTCGCTCGTGCGGGAACGAGAGCGTCACGATCGTCCCGCCGTCGGGACGATCGGCGAACCGGAGGTCGCCGCCGGCGGTCTGGACGATCCAGTTGACGAGCCAGAGGCCGAGTCCCGACCCGTGATCGAGCGGCGTCTCCCGGCCCTCGAGGACCGCCCGACGCTCCGTCTCCGGAATGCCGTCGCCGTCGTCCGCGACGGTGAACTCGAGCCGGGATTCCGTCTCGTAGGCGACCGTGCGGACGCCGAGTTCGATCGTCGGGGTCCCGTCCCCGGTGCCGCCGGTATCGTGGTGTTCGGCCGCGTTGTCGACGAGTTCGTTCAGGGCATCGACGACGCTGCCGTCGACCGTCGGCGCGGTCGCGCCGGCGGTCTCGATCCGGGACACGATCCGCGCGGACGGGTAGGCTGCCGTCGCCCGATCGGCGGCCGACCGGACGGCCTGGGAGGCGTCGATCACGTCCGCCTGACCGCGGCGCTCGAGCGTCCGCTCGACGTCCCGGGCCTTGTCGGCGGTGGCAAGCAGGTCGTCGATCTCCCGAAGGATGGGGTCGACGTGGTGTTCGCGGAGGCGGTCGTCCCGATCGCCGATGAGGTTGGCGTGGCCCTGGATCACGGTGAACGCGTTCCGGAGGTTGTGCCTGAGGACGCGGTTCAGGACCTGGATCCGCTGTTCGCGATCGCGTTGCTCGCTGACGTCGCGGGCGACGACCACGTAGCCGTCCGCGAGCGAACTCGCCGTCACGTCGAGCGGGAACGTCGTCCCGTCGGTCCGTTTCCCGGTCAGCGTCCCGCGCCAGTAGTGGCGATCGGCGAGCGCGGGGACGACCTCCTGCTCGATGCACCGCCTGGCGGCGCTGGTGTACGTGTCGCCCCACTCGCGGCCCTCGAGTTCGGCCCCGTCTCGCACGCCGTAGAGGGTGGCGTAGGCGTCGTTGACGTAGCTGTACCGATCGTCGCTGACGATCGCGATGCCGTCCA includes:
- a CDS encoding ABC transporter substrate-binding protein, translating into MSDDGTSLQNRRDVLTYGSALGVAALAGCVGTTDEEGDGNEDSDTYTIGMVDSLTGSLADFGERNQRAVDLALEHVNDVGVKGQDLDITVEDSESEAQPGVSAAQKLVNQNNVPFLIGAVGSGVSMSIYESVIQGTDVVQLSQNSTGLGLTDQPGLLRMSPSGRTQSVALADIISEDGYDEVAVTYINDEFGESLYEAFEEAYDGDVVYESSHDGEGASYTSLVSEMDSSGAEAWLCITYQQEFATMVTNMYENGYEAQLYGADSNRGDTVIENTPEGSMDGMKLVEPAAPQDQDNYQEFATAFEEEYDEAPTAWSAFAYDCVITAALSIQAADEFTGEALGEVVRDVTRPDGEEVFSYEDGHAILDDGGSASDIDYQGVSGPIDFDENGDPRGSLVVMEVQDHDYESIEFRES
- a CDS encoding proline dehydrogenase family protein encodes the protein MLLPVANNFVAAEAQSGALAHVDDLNEDGIAGILNLLGEHYDDPAEAAADADAYVELVEAIDRAGLDCCVSVKPSQIGLDIGDDVFRTNLERIVDAGVEHDVFVWIDMEDYTTTDVTLDAFEHHARETDGNVGVCIQANLKRTRDDVERLADVPGKVRFVKGAYDEPADVSYKKKAQVNEAYRDLLAFAFETFDDGVAVGSHDPDVIEYVEGLAAEHDTSFEFQMLMGVREDAQHDLAAEYDVYQYVPYGDKWLSYFYRRVRERKENALFALRAIVS
- a CDS encoding helix-turn-helix domain-containing protein; the encoded protein is MNVSRPLQGTRLTLELWHPNCWAIESTDRVGGGILAHAIYNAPTAEEQPVNGLFTAFGDTTAEVEALLDEIRESPLAGEVLELQERFGRRQSSSLPGNVVTEFFLEYDPQDMICPTLLEHGFVHSAPVRIEEGQEYWEVCFAGDRDEIESAIDGVCEDGGAEVSVETITSRLSGDSERKRRMDALTSTQRDVFELARDRGYYQWPRGVSTRELAAELDISKTTLLDHLRKAESKLLDPDDPIE
- a CDS encoding aldehyde dehydrogenase family protein, which translates into the protein MSQQQQVYGHHIGGEWVEGDGTETFASENPATGEELARFQQGTESDVDAALAAAEDAFEEWRELSYIDRAEYLWDIYHELRERTEELAEIVTKECGKEISEGRADVIEAYHMVEWAAGNARHPHGDVVPSEIGSKDAYMRRKPRGVIGCITPWNFPVAIPFWHMAIALVEGNTVVWKPAEQTPWCGQIIAEMFEDAGIPDGVFNMVQGFGDAGAAITDDERVDTVLFTGSAEVGHEIASKVGGEPGKLAACEMGGKNGIVITEEADLDIAVHSAVMSSFKTTGQRCVSSERLIVHEDVYDEFKERYVDVAEKVAVGNPLQEDTFMGPAIEADHVEKIHRHNQLARDEGAEVLVDRAELDDAEIPDGHSEGHWVGPFVYEIDYDTDLRCLKEECFGPHVALLKYSGDIEDAVEIHNDTPYGLAGAIISEDYRQINYFRDHADLGLAYANLPCIGAEVQLPFGGVKKSGNGYPSAREAIEAVTERTAWTMNNSKEIEMAQGLSADITTSDD
- a CDS encoding sensor histidine kinase produces the protein MIAVARHALERIHEYSVAIVGVGLYALSGIYVAFFGGPLSTLLLELSLPILVGTVLLWYGVVVRDERTDDRSTIVTACSIGCSVAATVLSAWSIYLLWLRTGVYSDIAQPALSAVSVGAGFGGVLGHVYVELSHHHRKNERLSRAVDASMDGIAIVSDDRYSYVNDAYATLYGVRDGAELEGREWGDTYTSAARRCIEQEVVPALADRHYWRGTLTGKRTDGTTFPLDVTASSLADGYVVVARDVSEQRDREQRIQVLNRVLRHNLRNAFTVIQGHANLIGDRDDRLREHHVDPILREIDDLLATADKARDVERTLERRGQADVIDASQAVRSAADRATAAYPSARIVSRIETAGATAPTVDGSVVDALNELVDNAAEHHDTGGTGDGTPTIELGVRTVAYETESRLEFTVADDGDGIPETERRAVLEGRETPLDHGSGLGLWLVNWIVQTAGGDLRFADRPDGGTIVTLSFPHERSAASERPPTPTPR